Proteins from a single region of Lemur catta isolate mLemCat1 chromosome 24, mLemCat1.pri, whole genome shotgun sequence:
- the HERC5 gene encoding E3 ISG15--protein ligase HERC5 isoform X1, which produces MIVPGWICSTGYIKLGKKMKIHSMDQGTEHLLILSSDGKPFEYNYSIEHARFQSILREKNIIQITCGDYHSLALSKGGELFAWGQNLHGQLGVGGTFPSTSVPQLVEHLAAVPLVQISAGGAHSMALSMSGNIYSWGRNEFGQLGLGHTKNKDSPSLIEALDQKVEFLTCGGSHTALLTQDGLVFTFGAGKYGQLGHSSTRNELRPRLVTELSGKRVTQIACGRWHTLAYVSDLGKVFSFGSGKERQLGNSGTQNQLLPLPMKLSSNEELRFESHNSEKELIMIAGESQSILLWIDKKNSYVNLRRKIPMLNEGTVKRWIADVETTQWQSTKRDIQEIFSSPACLIGSFLRKRRATDMMSIHLDLNKARNIFRELTQKDWISNMITICLKDNLLKNLRFYSPHQEALAVFFLLPECPVMHEGNSWETLVILFAEAVCKLSDQSSCVLEEYWATLQECAFGKLVQMFKRALISQLHYWTGSGENNCHVKALLEMLKKLHKVNQTKCQLPENIFEVDELSHYLNFYEEARRRSSWKMSLGTSDVQCCVIFSNFPFIFNALSKTKLLYSDSFLKKEKKITTYLRLAEIIEQRGSEEIVPFLQPAFTLTVRRSHLIEDVLNQLSQSENEDLRKELWISFHGETELELGGVRREFFHCVFQEMTRPEYGMFSYPEEASYMWFPVRPKYEEKRYFLFGVLCGLSLFSCNVVNIPFPLALFKKLLGQVPSLEDLKELSPVLGKSLQTLLDDEGDDFREVFYIHFNVHWDRNDVDLIPNGSCIIVDQTNKRDYVSKCVDYIFNISVKVLFEEFERGFYKVCDKDIIGFFHPEQLKDVVVGHTDYDWETFEKNAEYEQDYDSSHPTIVMFWKALHKLTLEEKKKFLVFLTGSDRIQIKGLKNMKITFRCPENLTEKDPMRTYTCTSVLCLPKYSTMERVEEALQVAINNNRGFG; this is translated from the exons ATGATAGTTCCTGGTTGGATTTGCTCTACAGGGTACATtaagttagggaaaaaaatgaagatacattCCATGGACCAAGGAACAGAGCACTTGCTGATTCTGTCTTCAGATGGAAAACCATTTGAGTACAACTATAGCATAGAACATGCAAG gtttcaaagcattttacgagaaaaaaatataattcagatcACATGTGGAGATTATCATTCTCTTGCACTCTCAAAAG GCGGTGAGCTTTTTGCCTGGGGACAGAACCTGCACGGCCAGCTCGGAGTTGGAGGCACATTCCCCTCAACCTCCGTCCCACAGTTGGTGGAGCACCTCGCTGCAGTCCCCTTGGTTCAGATTTCTGCAGGAGGAGCCCACAGCATGGCTTTATCCATGTCTGGAAACATTTACTCATGGGGAAGAAATGAATTTGGACAACTAGGCCTGGGCCACACCAAGA ATAAAGATTCTCCTTCTCTTATTGAAGCACTAGATCAGAAAGTTGAATTTCTTACTTGCGGTGGCTCTCACACTGCCCTGCTCACGCAG GATGGGCTGGTGTTTACTTTCGGTGCTGGAAAATATGGGCAACTTGGTCACAGTTCAACACGGAATGAGCTAAGACCCCGTTTGGTGACTGAGCTCTCTGGGAAAAGAGTGACCCAGATAGCATGTGGAAG GTGGCACACACTTGCCTATGTTTCTGATTTGGGAAAGGTCTTTTCCTTTGGTTCTGGAAAAGAGAGACAACTGGGAAACAGTGGAACACAAAATCAGCTGCTACCACTTCCCATGAAATTATCATCCAATGAAGAACTCAGATTCG AAAGCCATAATTCAGAAAAGGAGTTAATAATGATTGCTGGAGAGAGTCAAAGCATTCTTCTCTGGATagacaaaaag AATTCCTATGTTAATCTGAGGAGGAAAATTCCTATGCTAAATGAAGGGACTGTAAAGAGATGGATTGCTGATGTGGAGACTACACAGTGGCAGAGTACAAAAAG GGACATCCAAGAGATATTTTCATCTCCTGCTTGTCTGATTGGAAGTTTTTTAAGGAAAag AAGAGCTACAGATATGATGTCTATTCATCTGGACTTAAATAAAGCAAGAAACATCTTTAGGGAATTAACCCAAAAGGACTGGATTAGTAACATG ATAACCATCTGTCTCAAGGATAATCTGCTCAAAAACCTTAGATTTTATTCTCCACACCAAGAAGCCTTAGCGgtattcttccttctcccagAATGTCCTGTGATGCATGAAGGTAACAGCTGGGAGACCCTGGTGATTCTGTTTGCAGAGGCTGTTTGTAAACTGAGTGACCAGTCTTCATGCGTTCTGG AGGAGTATTGGGCAACTCTGCAAGAATGTGCTTTTGGCAAACTGGTCCAAATGTTTAAAAGAGCCCTCATCTCTCAACTGCATTATTGGACTGGAAGCGGTGAGAATAACTGTCATGTTAAAGCTCTCCTAGAAATGTTGAAAAAGCTGCACAAG gtaAACCAGACTAAATGTCAActgcctgaaaatatttttgaagtagaCGAACTCTCACACTACCTCAATTTTTATGAAGAAGCAAGAAGGAGGTCTTCTTGGAAAATGAGCCTG gGGACTTCAGATGTACAGTGTTGTGTCATATTCAGTAACTTTCCATTTATCTTTAATGCTCTGTCGAAAACTAAACTACTATAttcagattcatttttaaaaaag gagaaaaaaattacaacttaTTTGAGGTTGGCAGAAATTATAGAACAAAGAGGATCCGAGGAGATCGTCCCTTTTCTGCAGCCTGCCTTTACTCTAACAGTCAGGAGGAGTCACTTGATTGAGGATGTTTTGAATCAGCTAAGTCAATCTGAGAATGAAGACCTGAGGAAGGAGTTGTGG ATTTCATTTCATGGAGAAACTGAGTTAGAATTAGGAGGAGTCAGGAGAGAGTTCTTCCACTGTGTGTTTCAAGAGATGACCCGGCCAGAATACGGGATGTTCTCATACCCTGAAGAGGCTTCCTACATGTGGTTTCCCGTCAGG cctAAATATGaggagaagagatattttttgTTTGGGGTTCTATGTGGACTTTCCCTGTTCAGTTGCAATGTTGTCAATATCCCTTTCCCACTGGCGCTGTTTAAGAAACTTTTGGGCCAAGTACCATCATTGGAAGACTTAAAAGAACTCAGTCCTGTTTTGGGAAA GAGTCTGCAAACGCTTCTGGATGATGAAGGTGATGACTTCAGAGAAGTATTTTACATCCATTTTAAT GTGCATTGGGACAGAAATGACGTAGACTTAATTCCTAATGGAAGTTGCATAATTGTCGACCAGACTAACAA gagAGACTATGTTTCTAAGTGCGTTGATTACATCTTCAACATCTCTGTGAAAGTACTTTTTGAAGAATTTGAGAGAGGATTTTATAAAGTATGTGACAAGGACATTATTGGATTTTTCCATCCTGAGCAACTGAAGGATGTGGTTGTTGGACATACAGATTATGACTGGGAAACATTTGAAAAG AATGCAGAGTATGAACAAGACTACGACAGTTCACATCCCACCATAGTGATGTTTTGGAAGGCTTTACACAAATTGactctggaggaaaagaaaaaattcctag tgtTTCTTACAGGAAGTGACAGAATACAAATAAAAGGTTTAAAGAACATGAAGATAACTTTTCGCTGTCCTGAGAATTTGACCGAAAAAGATCCCATGAGAACATACACATGTACTAGTGTTCTCTGCCTCCCTAAATACTCTACAATGGAAAGAGTGGAAGAGGCGCTCCAAGTAGCCATCAACAACAACAGAGGATTTGGCTGA
- the HERC5 gene encoding E3 ISG15--protein ligase HERC5 isoform X2, with protein sequence MALSMSGNIYSWGRNEFGQLGLGHTKNKDSPSLIEALDQKVEFLTCGGSHTALLTQDGLVFTFGAGKYGQLGHSSTRNELRPRLVTELSGKRVTQIACGRWHTLAYVSDLGKVFSFGSGKERQLGNSGTQNQLLPLPMKLSSNEELRFESHNSEKELIMIAGESQSILLWIDKKNSYVNLRRKIPMLNEGTVKRWIADVETTQWQSTKRDIQEIFSSPACLIGSFLRKRRATDMMSIHLDLNKARNIFRELTQKDWISNMITICLKDNLLKNLRFYSPHQEALAVFFLLPECPVMHEGNSWETLVILFAEAVCKLSDQSSCVLEEYWATLQECAFGKLVQMFKRALISQLHYWTGSGENNCHVKALLEMLKKLHKVNQTKCQLPENIFEVDELSHYLNFYEEARRRSSWKMSLGTSDVQCCVIFSNFPFIFNALSKTKLLYSDSFLKKEKKITTYLRLAEIIEQRGSEEIVPFLQPAFTLTVRRSHLIEDVLNQLSQSENEDLRKELWISFHGETELELGGVRREFFHCVFQEMTRPEYGMFSYPEEASYMWFPVRPKYEEKRYFLFGVLCGLSLFSCNVVNIPFPLALFKKLLGQVPSLEDLKELSPVLGKSLQTLLDDEGDDFREVFYIHFNVHWDRNDVDLIPNGSCIIVDQTNKRDYVSKCVDYIFNISVKVLFEEFERGFYKVCDKDIIGFFHPEQLKDVVVGHTDYDWETFEKNAEYEQDYDSSHPTIVMFWKALHKLTLEEKKKFLVFLTGSDRIQIKGLKNMKITFRCPENLTEKDPMRTYTCTSVLCLPKYSTMERVEEALQVAINNNRGFG encoded by the exons ATGGCTTTATCCATGTCTGGAAACATTTACTCATGGGGAAGAAATGAATTTGGACAACTAGGCCTGGGCCACACCAAGA ATAAAGATTCTCCTTCTCTTATTGAAGCACTAGATCAGAAAGTTGAATTTCTTACTTGCGGTGGCTCTCACACTGCCCTGCTCACGCAG GATGGGCTGGTGTTTACTTTCGGTGCTGGAAAATATGGGCAACTTGGTCACAGTTCAACACGGAATGAGCTAAGACCCCGTTTGGTGACTGAGCTCTCTGGGAAAAGAGTGACCCAGATAGCATGTGGAAG GTGGCACACACTTGCCTATGTTTCTGATTTGGGAAAGGTCTTTTCCTTTGGTTCTGGAAAAGAGAGACAACTGGGAAACAGTGGAACACAAAATCAGCTGCTACCACTTCCCATGAAATTATCATCCAATGAAGAACTCAGATTCG AAAGCCATAATTCAGAAAAGGAGTTAATAATGATTGCTGGAGAGAGTCAAAGCATTCTTCTCTGGATagacaaaaag AATTCCTATGTTAATCTGAGGAGGAAAATTCCTATGCTAAATGAAGGGACTGTAAAGAGATGGATTGCTGATGTGGAGACTACACAGTGGCAGAGTACAAAAAG GGACATCCAAGAGATATTTTCATCTCCTGCTTGTCTGATTGGAAGTTTTTTAAGGAAAag AAGAGCTACAGATATGATGTCTATTCATCTGGACTTAAATAAAGCAAGAAACATCTTTAGGGAATTAACCCAAAAGGACTGGATTAGTAACATG ATAACCATCTGTCTCAAGGATAATCTGCTCAAAAACCTTAGATTTTATTCTCCACACCAAGAAGCCTTAGCGgtattcttccttctcccagAATGTCCTGTGATGCATGAAGGTAACAGCTGGGAGACCCTGGTGATTCTGTTTGCAGAGGCTGTTTGTAAACTGAGTGACCAGTCTTCATGCGTTCTGG AGGAGTATTGGGCAACTCTGCAAGAATGTGCTTTTGGCAAACTGGTCCAAATGTTTAAAAGAGCCCTCATCTCTCAACTGCATTATTGGACTGGAAGCGGTGAGAATAACTGTCATGTTAAAGCTCTCCTAGAAATGTTGAAAAAGCTGCACAAG gtaAACCAGACTAAATGTCAActgcctgaaaatatttttgaagtagaCGAACTCTCACACTACCTCAATTTTTATGAAGAAGCAAGAAGGAGGTCTTCTTGGAAAATGAGCCTG gGGACTTCAGATGTACAGTGTTGTGTCATATTCAGTAACTTTCCATTTATCTTTAATGCTCTGTCGAAAACTAAACTACTATAttcagattcatttttaaaaaag gagaaaaaaattacaacttaTTTGAGGTTGGCAGAAATTATAGAACAAAGAGGATCCGAGGAGATCGTCCCTTTTCTGCAGCCTGCCTTTACTCTAACAGTCAGGAGGAGTCACTTGATTGAGGATGTTTTGAATCAGCTAAGTCAATCTGAGAATGAAGACCTGAGGAAGGAGTTGTGG ATTTCATTTCATGGAGAAACTGAGTTAGAATTAGGAGGAGTCAGGAGAGAGTTCTTCCACTGTGTGTTTCAAGAGATGACCCGGCCAGAATACGGGATGTTCTCATACCCTGAAGAGGCTTCCTACATGTGGTTTCCCGTCAGG cctAAATATGaggagaagagatattttttgTTTGGGGTTCTATGTGGACTTTCCCTGTTCAGTTGCAATGTTGTCAATATCCCTTTCCCACTGGCGCTGTTTAAGAAACTTTTGGGCCAAGTACCATCATTGGAAGACTTAAAAGAACTCAGTCCTGTTTTGGGAAA GAGTCTGCAAACGCTTCTGGATGATGAAGGTGATGACTTCAGAGAAGTATTTTACATCCATTTTAAT GTGCATTGGGACAGAAATGACGTAGACTTAATTCCTAATGGAAGTTGCATAATTGTCGACCAGACTAACAA gagAGACTATGTTTCTAAGTGCGTTGATTACATCTTCAACATCTCTGTGAAAGTACTTTTTGAAGAATTTGAGAGAGGATTTTATAAAGTATGTGACAAGGACATTATTGGATTTTTCCATCCTGAGCAACTGAAGGATGTGGTTGTTGGACATACAGATTATGACTGGGAAACATTTGAAAAG AATGCAGAGTATGAACAAGACTACGACAGTTCACATCCCACCATAGTGATGTTTTGGAAGGCTTTACACAAATTGactctggaggaaaagaaaaaattcctag tgtTTCTTACAGGAAGTGACAGAATACAAATAAAAGGTTTAAAGAACATGAAGATAACTTTTCGCTGTCCTGAGAATTTGACCGAAAAAGATCCCATGAGAACATACACATGTACTAGTGTTCTCTGCCTCCCTAAATACTCTACAATGGAAAGAGTGGAAGAGGCGCTCCAAGTAGCCATCAACAACAACAGAGGATTTGGCTGA
- the HERC5 gene encoding E3 ISG15--protein ligase HERC5 isoform X3, which translates to MIAGESQSILLWIDKKNSYVNLRRKIPMLNEGTVKRWIADVETTQWQSTKRDIQEIFSSPACLIGSFLRKRRATDMMSIHLDLNKARNIFRELTQKDWISNMITICLKDNLLKNLRFYSPHQEALAVFFLLPECPVMHEGNSWETLVILFAEAVCKLSDQSSCVLEEYWATLQECAFGKLVQMFKRALISQLHYWTGSGENNCHVKALLEMLKKLHKVNQTKCQLPENIFEVDELSHYLNFYEEARRRSSWKMSLGTSDVQCCVIFSNFPFIFNALSKTKLLYSDSFLKKEKKITTYLRLAEIIEQRGSEEIVPFLQPAFTLTVRRSHLIEDVLNQLSQSENEDLRKELWISFHGETELELGGVRREFFHCVFQEMTRPEYGMFSYPEEASYMWFPVRPKYEEKRYFLFGVLCGLSLFSCNVVNIPFPLALFKKLLGQVPSLEDLKELSPVLGKSLQTLLDDEGDDFREVFYIHFNVHWDRNDVDLIPNGSCIIVDQTNKRDYVSKCVDYIFNISVKVLFEEFERGFYKVCDKDIIGFFHPEQLKDVVVGHTDYDWETFEKNAEYEQDYDSSHPTIVMFWKALHKLTLEEKKKFLVFLTGSDRIQIKGLKNMKITFRCPENLTEKDPMRTYTCTSVLCLPKYSTMERVEEALQVAINNNRGFG; encoded by the exons ATGATTGCTGGAGAGAGTCAAAGCATTCTTCTCTGGATagacaaaaag AATTCCTATGTTAATCTGAGGAGGAAAATTCCTATGCTAAATGAAGGGACTGTAAAGAGATGGATTGCTGATGTGGAGACTACACAGTGGCAGAGTACAAAAAG GGACATCCAAGAGATATTTTCATCTCCTGCTTGTCTGATTGGAAGTTTTTTAAGGAAAag AAGAGCTACAGATATGATGTCTATTCATCTGGACTTAAATAAAGCAAGAAACATCTTTAGGGAATTAACCCAAAAGGACTGGATTAGTAACATG ATAACCATCTGTCTCAAGGATAATCTGCTCAAAAACCTTAGATTTTATTCTCCACACCAAGAAGCCTTAGCGgtattcttccttctcccagAATGTCCTGTGATGCATGAAGGTAACAGCTGGGAGACCCTGGTGATTCTGTTTGCAGAGGCTGTTTGTAAACTGAGTGACCAGTCTTCATGCGTTCTGG AGGAGTATTGGGCAACTCTGCAAGAATGTGCTTTTGGCAAACTGGTCCAAATGTTTAAAAGAGCCCTCATCTCTCAACTGCATTATTGGACTGGAAGCGGTGAGAATAACTGTCATGTTAAAGCTCTCCTAGAAATGTTGAAAAAGCTGCACAAG gtaAACCAGACTAAATGTCAActgcctgaaaatatttttgaagtagaCGAACTCTCACACTACCTCAATTTTTATGAAGAAGCAAGAAGGAGGTCTTCTTGGAAAATGAGCCTG gGGACTTCAGATGTACAGTGTTGTGTCATATTCAGTAACTTTCCATTTATCTTTAATGCTCTGTCGAAAACTAAACTACTATAttcagattcatttttaaaaaag gagaaaaaaattacaacttaTTTGAGGTTGGCAGAAATTATAGAACAAAGAGGATCCGAGGAGATCGTCCCTTTTCTGCAGCCTGCCTTTACTCTAACAGTCAGGAGGAGTCACTTGATTGAGGATGTTTTGAATCAGCTAAGTCAATCTGAGAATGAAGACCTGAGGAAGGAGTTGTGG ATTTCATTTCATGGAGAAACTGAGTTAGAATTAGGAGGAGTCAGGAGAGAGTTCTTCCACTGTGTGTTTCAAGAGATGACCCGGCCAGAATACGGGATGTTCTCATACCCTGAAGAGGCTTCCTACATGTGGTTTCCCGTCAGG cctAAATATGaggagaagagatattttttgTTTGGGGTTCTATGTGGACTTTCCCTGTTCAGTTGCAATGTTGTCAATATCCCTTTCCCACTGGCGCTGTTTAAGAAACTTTTGGGCCAAGTACCATCATTGGAAGACTTAAAAGAACTCAGTCCTGTTTTGGGAAA GAGTCTGCAAACGCTTCTGGATGATGAAGGTGATGACTTCAGAGAAGTATTTTACATCCATTTTAAT GTGCATTGGGACAGAAATGACGTAGACTTAATTCCTAATGGAAGTTGCATAATTGTCGACCAGACTAACAA gagAGACTATGTTTCTAAGTGCGTTGATTACATCTTCAACATCTCTGTGAAAGTACTTTTTGAAGAATTTGAGAGAGGATTTTATAAAGTATGTGACAAGGACATTATTGGATTTTTCCATCCTGAGCAACTGAAGGATGTGGTTGTTGGACATACAGATTATGACTGGGAAACATTTGAAAAG AATGCAGAGTATGAACAAGACTACGACAGTTCACATCCCACCATAGTGATGTTTTGGAAGGCTTTACACAAATTGactctggaggaaaagaaaaaattcctag tgtTTCTTACAGGAAGTGACAGAATACAAATAAAAGGTTTAAAGAACATGAAGATAACTTTTCGCTGTCCTGAGAATTTGACCGAAAAAGATCCCATGAGAACATACACATGTACTAGTGTTCTCTGCCTCCCTAAATACTCTACAATGGAAAGAGTGGAAGAGGCGCTCCAAGTAGCCATCAACAACAACAGAGGATTTGGCTGA